The Rhopalosiphum maidis isolate BTI-1 chromosome 1, ASM367621v3, whole genome shotgun sequence genome has a segment encoding these proteins:
- the LOC113552977 gene encoding uncharacterized protein LOC113552977, producing the protein MLKQHLDMIGRNEPIQRKAKFWQSYVRALKGSDDMRAPEITHYHTPGSRGVFRPILSADYPTWPSYKSIYDDPVHPTDRINTPGYRYLPISRDTYGISPRNIYPHNYHSDRYPTYDPYHTEPFKALQDWTDHLDRMAELNKIFPGDHPAYYEPKKPLPLPERRATSLPPIKGYNFSGLPIYSTGGVKRRPLSEMFEPSVYTPRSRYVRDPWWWEYPHLKPFTPSSSSYRPPAKSYLRNSYLSPVKRTYLWGHHPIRPFTPSYYY; encoded by the exons ATGTTGAAACAGCACCTTGACATGATCGGCAGGAACGAACCCATCCAAAGAAAAGCCAAATTCTGGCAATCCTACGTCAGAGCATTAAAAG GCTCAGATGACATGAGGGCACCGGAAATCACACACTACCACACACCCGGCAGCAGGGGAGTGTTCAGGCCCATCTTGAGCGCCGACTACCCGACATGGCCCAGCTACAAGTCCATCTACGACGACCCCGTGCACCCGACCGACAGAATCAACACACCGGGATACCGTTACCTGCCAATCTCAAGAGACACGTACGGCATATCGCCCAGGAACATTTACCCGCACAACTACCACTCCGACCGCTACCCGACATACG ATCCCTATCACACTGAACCGTTCAAAGCGCTACAAGACTGGACGGATCATTTGGATCGCATGGCCGAACTCAACAAAATATTCCCCGGGGACCATCCGGCGTACTACGAACCAAAGAAACCCTTACCGCTACCGGAGAGACGAGCAACATCCCTACCGCCCATCAAAGGTTACAACTTCTCAG GTTTACCTATTTACTCAACCGGTGGAGTCAAGAGACGGCCACTGTCCGAGATGTTCGAGCCGAGCGTATACACACCCAGATCTAGGTACGTCCGAGACCCATGGTGGTGGGAATACCCACACCTTAAACCATTTACGCCGAGTAGCTCATCGTACAGGCCACCCGCAAAATCGTATCTGAGGAACAGCTACTTGTCTCCGGTGAAGAGGACCTACTTGTGGGGACACCATCCCATCAGGCCGTTCA ctCCGAGCTActactattaa
- the LOC113549626 gene encoding uncharacterized protein LOC113549626, which yields MESKKFIKEKSICKSGLMKLPFYIPYIDFVPGKSIQITVELDSSNNMDVDYIIRIRAERIWKIIANTSSKSKKSNIVKKIMVLNCVEKHTSITLMVQIQIPKSPRIINFKYCGVITDTFTLHVEVFKI from the exons ATG gagtccaaaaaatttataaaagaaaagtcTATCTGTAAATCTGGCTTAATGAAATTGCCATTTTATATTCCTTACATTGATTTTGTACCCGGAAAATCTATACAAATTACAGTTGAATTGGATAGCAGTAATAATATGGatgtagattatattattagaataagaGCGGAaaga atatggAAAATTATAGCTAATACGTCTTCCAAgtctaaaaaatcaaatattgttaaaaaaataatggtgttAAATTGTGTTGAAAAACACACTTCAATAACACTCATggtacaaattcaaattccaAAAAGTCCGaggataattaattttaaatattgcggTGTTATAACTGATACATTTACTCTACAT gtTGAGGTGTTCAAGATATAg